The Daucus carota subsp. sativus chromosome 9, DH1 v3.0, whole genome shotgun sequence genome window below encodes:
- the LOC108202875 gene encoding pirin-like protein, protein MSSESGQAFISGKPRTVVKKFLARAQREGDGAVVRRSIGRPELKYLDPFLMLDEFTVSPPAGFPDHPHRGFETVTYMLQGAFTHRDFKGHIGTIRAGDVQWMTAGRGIVHSEMPVGEGIQTGLQLWINLSSKDKMVEPNYQEMLSDDIKRAETDGVEVKIIAGESMGVESPVYTRTPTMFLDFTLQSKAQVNQKIPESWNSFVYVIEGEGVFGSLDSSPVSAHHVLVLSPGDGLSVWNKSSKALRFALIGGEPLNEPVARYGPFVMNTHEEIDQTIEDYQHCKNGFEMAKYWKSQQ, encoded by the exons ATGTCTTCTGAATCTGGCCAAGCCTTTATTTCTGGGAAACCAAGAACTGTGGTCAAGAAGTTTTTAGCCAGAGCTCAAAGGGAAGGAGATGGTGCTGTTGTTAGAAGAAGCATAGGAAG GCCTGAGTTGAAGTATTTGGATCCCTTTCTCATGTTGGATGAATTTACTG TGTCTCCTCCTGCTGGATTTCCTGATCATCCCCACAGAG GATTCGAGACTGTAACATATATGCTGCAG GGAGCTTTCACTCATCGAGATTTTAAAGGGCATATAGGCACAATTCGAGCAGGGGATGTCCAG TGGATGACAGCGGGAAGAGGGATAGTTCATTCGGAAATGCCTGTAGGAGAAGGAATTCAAACAGGTCTGCAACTATGGATCAATCTTTCATCCAAGGACAAAAT GGTCGAACCTAATTATCAAGAAATGCTAAGTGATGACATCAAAAGGGCAGAAACTGATGGCGTTGAAGTGAAAATCATAGCAGGAGAATCAATGGGAGTTGAGTCACCAGTGTACACGCGAACCCCCACAATGTTCCTTGATTTCACCCTACAGTCCAAAGCTCAAGTGAACCAGAAAATTCCCGAGTCCTGGAACTCATTTGTGTATGTGATTGAAGGAGAAGGCGTTTTCGGGTCATTGGACTCATCACCTGTATCTGCTCACCATGTTTTGGTGTTAAGTCCTGGTGATGGTTTGAGTGTATGGAACAAGTCCTCGAAGGCCCTCAGGTTCGCGCTCATTGGGGGCGAGCCACTGAATGAACCAGTGGCTCGATATGGTCCTTTTGTGATGAATACACATGAAGAAATTGATCAGACTATTGAAGACTATCAGCATTGTAAGAATGGCTTTGAAATGGCCAAGTATTGGAAGTCTCAGCAGTGA
- the LOC108202874 gene encoding diacylglycerol O-acyltransferase 3, with the protein MEVSGVVFRSMPCLNQSSISKSCLFAGDAGIAFSGEMSKMGRHELRVYAKPRKAFGFYDDGHIEYYNKSLKMIRCGGVKEKEKELESQEKKMKKKLKLLKGLSKNISMFSGMGFGLDSEVGIAGEVKGKMISEAADMLLAQLQQLKAEKKEIKRQRKEEKSKLKALRMKNKMECKGDSSSSSESSDEECGEVIDMNRLKIESGTVNDQHVISQESTLTIPSTPNMAEERSIGVSALSTTGESNVDNLYSLQGNSLATESSSRKIEVCMGGKCKKLGAVALMNEFQKAVGVEGSVVGCKCMGKCKSAPNVKVLNSIDGIAGEVVDDSVRTPANPLCIGVGVEDVGTIVSNFFGANHNDLGLAAAS; encoded by the exons ATGGAAGTCTCCGGTGTGGTTTTCCGGTCAATGCCATGTCTGAACCAGAGCTCTATCTCAAAATCTTGTTTATTCGCCGGAGACGCCGGAATTGCGTTTTCCGGCGAGATGAGCAAGATGGGCCGCCATGAATTGAGGGTTTATGCAAAACCCAGGAAGGCTTTTGGGTTTTATGATGATGGTCACATAGAGTACTATAACAAGTCTTTGAAGATGATAAGGTGTGGTGGAGTcaaagagaaagagaaagagcTGGAATCTCaagagaagaagatgaagaagaagttAAAACTGTTGAAAGGGTTGTCTAAGAATATTTCAATGTTTTCTGGTATGGGGTTTGGGTTGGATTCTGAGGTGGGGATTGCTGGTGAAGTTAAGGGCAAGATGATCTCT GAAGCTGCAGACATGTTACTTGCGCAACTACAACAACTGAAAGCAGAGAAAAAGGAAATTAAGAgacaaagaaaagaagagaaatccAAGTTAAAAGCTTTGCGAATGAAGAACAAGATGGAATGTAAAGGCGACTCGAGCTCTTCTTCAGAATCGAGTGATGAAGAATGTGGGGAAGTAATTGACATGAACAGATTGAAAATTGAATCAGGCACAGTAAACGACCAACACGTAATCAGTCAAGAATCGACCTTAACAATTCCAAGCACACCAAACATGGCCGAGGAAAGGAGTATTGGAGTTAGTGCTTTGAGTACTACTGGTGAGAGCAATGTGGATAATTTATATTCTTTACAAGGAAACAGTCTAGCCACAGAATCATCGAGCCGGAAGATAGAGGTATGTATGGGTGGGAAATGTAAGAAATTAGGGGCGGTGGCTCTGATGAACGAGTTTCAGAAGGCAGTGGGCGTAGAAGGGTCAGTTGTCGGATGCAAGTGCATGGGCAAATGCAAAAGTGCGCCCAATGTGAAGGTATTGAATTCCATTGATGGGATTGCAGGTGAAGTGGTAGATGATTCTGTTAGAACACCGGCTAATCCATTGTGTATAGGTGTTGGTGTGGAAGATGTTGGTACTATCGTTTCGAACTTCTTTGGTGCAAATCACAATGACTTGGGGCTTGCAGCTGCATCATAG
- the LOC108201560 gene encoding ABC transporter B family member 3, whose amino-acid sequence MDGDNKAGETATTVNNLPVTEEALKFPERSSDKQDLAKGKKKEVANSVPFHKLFLFADSTDYALMFIGAITAVGSGISFPLMTLILGDLVDTFGGTVDTTKVVHAVSMVALEYVYLALGSGVAAVLQVVCWNITGERQAARIRCLYLKAILRQDVAFFDIESRTGEVVERLSADTVIIQGVLTEKVGKFMQLVSTFLGGFVIAFVKGWLLALVLMSSIPCIVIASGMMTIFLGKLMTRGQAAYIEAANVVEQTVGSIRTVASFTGERQAISKFDESLDTAYLSGVKEGLAAGLGAGIYMLVLYNSYALAVWFGGRMILHKNYTAGEAINVIIAVLTGSISLGQASPCLTAFAAGQVAACKIYETLNRIPEIDSFNPKGRKLDDINGDVELRDVYFSYPSRPNELIFNGLHLTVPSGTTTALVGYSGSGKSTVISLIERFYDPQAGEVLIDHINLKDFQLRWIRSRIGLVSQEPVLFASSIKENIAYGKDGATLEEIKAAAELSNAAKFIDSLPQGLDTLVGVHGTQMSGGQKQRIAIARAIVKNPKILLLDEATSALDVESERTVQEALDRLMVSRTTLVVAHRLSTVKNADTIAVIYKGNIVERGSNSELLQDPKGAYSQLVKLQRIGRVPEQQVATLQDIPDSSTTNSERHPRQQISEIGTISTRLSETSINDSHSLTGRLGVPSSTIVSDKATADTPSDKLEKFTLRRLAYLNKPEIPVLIVGFLAALANGIILPTFGLLFSSIIKTFYESGHKLQKDSEFWALMFVGLGVASFVAMPLRTYCFAVAGCKLIRRLRLMCFEKVIHMEISWFDKLENSSGAIGARLSADASAVKGIVGDALGFLVQIAATAIAGLVIGFQASWQLSTVLLVMLPLVGLNGYFQIKSFVGFHAKSKKLYEDASQFANDAVGSIRTVSSFCAEDKIVQLYKKKSEGPLRAGIRQGFITGSGIGISMFLLFSVYATCFYAGARFLEAGKIKVPEIFQVFFGLTMTAVGISQSGALAPDTGKAKSAAASIFALLDQKSLIESRDDNGITVENMKGDIEFQHVNFVYPTRPDFFVFRDFCLIIPCGQTVALVGESGSGKSTVISLSQRFYDPDSGNITIDGINIQDFKLKWLRQQMGLVSQEPVLFNDSIKFNIAYGMEGNATDAEILAAAKLANAHNFISALQQGYDTRVGERGIQLSGGQKQRVAIARAILKNPKILLLDEATSALDSESEKVVQEALDKIMAERRTTTVVVAHRLSTVKNADLIVVVKNGLVEEKGKHEELMNVKDGIYSFLVSCSSAC is encoded by the exons ATGGACGGAGATAATAAGGCAGGAGAAACCGCAACGACAGTGAACAATTTACCAGTGACAGAAGAAGCACTTAAATTTCCAGAAAGGTCTTCTGACAAGCAAGATTTAGCCAAGGGCAAAAAGAAGGAAGTTGCTAATTCAGTTCCTTTTCACAAGCTGTTCTTGTTTGCAGACAGCACCGACTATGCATTGATGTTCATTGGCGCAATCACAGCTGTAGGAAGCGGGATATCCTTTCCCCTTATGACCTTAATATTAGGGGATTTGGTTGATACTTTTGGAGGAACAGTAGATACCACAAAAGTTGTTCATGCAGTTTCTATG GTTGCCCTCGAGTATGTGTACTTGGCCCTGGGGTCTGGTGTTGCAGCAGTTTTAC aGGTGGTCTGCTGGAACATCACAGGGGAGAGACAGGCTGCACGGATTAGATGTTTATACTTGAAGGCCATATTGAGGCAAGATGTTGCATTCTTTGATATTGAAAGTAGAACGGGTGAAGTTGTTGAGAGGTTGTCAGCTGACACTGTGATCATTCAAGGTGTTCTGACTGAGAAG GTTGGAAAATTCATGCAGTTAGTATCTACATTTCTGGGTGGTTTTGTGATAGCTTTTGTTAAGGGTTGGctccttgctcttgtcttaATGTCTTCGATACCTTGCATTGTCATTGCTTCTGGTATGATGACCATATTTCTGGGAAAGCTCATGACTCGGGGACAAGCAGCTTATATTGAGGCAGCAAACGTAGTTGAACAGACAGTTGGCTCAATTAGAACG GTTGCATCATTTACAGGGGAGAGGCAAGCCATCTCTAAATTTGATGAGTCCCTTGACACAGCTTACTTATCTGGTGTGAAAGAAGGCTTGGCCGCTGGGTTAGGTGCTGGCATATATATGTTGGTCCTCTACAATAGTTATGCATTGGCTGTGTGGTTTGGCGGAAGAATGATCTTACACAAAAATTATACTGCTGGAGAGGCCATAAATGTGATCATTGCTGTGTTAACTGGCTCCAT TTCGTTAGGACAAGCATCTCCATGCTTGACTGCATTCGCTGCTGGACAAGTTGCTGCTTGTAAGATATATGAAACTCTTAATCGAATACCAGAGATTGATTCTTTCAATCCCAAGGGTAGGAAGCTGGATGACATTAATGGCGATGTTGAACTAAGAGATGTCTACTTTAGTTACCCATCGAGGCCAAATGAGCTAATTTTTAATGGACTTCATCTCACAGTACCAAGTGGAACGACTACAGCTCTAGTAGGATATAGTGGAAGTGGGAAATCAACAGTGATCAGTCTGATAGAGAGGTTTTATGATCCTCAAGCAGGTGAAGTTCTTATAGACCATATTAATCTTAAAGATTTTCAGCTCAGATGGATCAGAAGCAGAATAGGTCTTGTTAGCCAGGAGCCAGTACTGTTTGCTTCAAGCATTAAGGAGAATATTGCTTATGGAAAGGATGGTGCAACTCTTGAAGAAATCAAAGCTGCTGCTGAGCTTTCCAATGCTGCTAAGTTCATAGATAGTCTGCCTCAG GGACTAGATACGTTGGTTGGTGTACATGGAACTCAGATGTCTGGCGGCCAAAAGCAGAGAATTGCAATAGCTAGAGCTATTGTGaagaaccctaaaatattacttttggatgaagctacaagtgctCTTGATGTGGAATCTGAAAGGACCGTCCAAGAGGCATTGGACAGGCTCATGGTCAGCAGAACAACACTTGTGGTAGCCCATCGTTTGAGTACAGTAAAGAATGCAGATACCATAGCTGTAATTTACAAAGGAAATATTGTTGAAAGAG GTTCAAATTCGGAGCTGCTACAAGATCCTAAAGGAGCATACAGCCAGCTTGTAAAATTACAACGAATAGGCAGAGTTCCTGAACAACAGGTTGCCACATTACAGGATATACCAGATTCCAGTACCACAAATTCAGAAAGACACCCAAGACAGCAGATTTCTGAAATAGGGACTATAAGCACTAGATTATCAGAAACCTCAATTAATGACAGTCACTCACTTACAGGTCGATTAGGTGTACCTAGTTCAACAATTGTTTCAGACAAAGCTACTGCAGATACACCCTCGGATAAATTAGAGAAATTTACACTACGTCGTTTGGCCTATTTAAACAAACCAGAAATTCCAGTTTTAATAGTAGGTTTTCTAGCTGCACTGGCCAATGGTATAATACTTCCAACGTTTGGCTTACTTTTTTCAAGTATTATAAAAACTTTCTACGAGTCAGGTCACAAGCTTCAGAAGGATTCAGAGTTTTGGGCTTTAATGTTTGTTGGTCTCGGTGTGGCAAGTTTTGTGGCAATGCCACTAAGAACATATTGTTTCGCCGTGGCAGGCTGTAAATTGATCAGAAGACTCAGATTAATGTGCTTTGAAAAAGTGATTCATATGGAGATAAGTTGGTTTGACAAATTGGAAAACTCAAGTGGTGCAATAGGTGCAAGACTTTCTGCTGATGCATCTGCGGTGAAGGGTATTGTTGGGGATGCATTAGGTTTTTTGGTTCAAATTGCTGCAACTGCCATTGCTGGTTTAGTTATTGGTTTCCAAGCAAGTTGGCAATTGAGTACTGTACTTCTTGTCATGCTGCCTCTTGTAGGACTAAAtggatattttcaaataaaatcctTTGTTGGATTCCATGCTAAATCAAAG AAGCTGTATGAAGATGCTAGTCAATTCGCAAACGATGCAGTAGGGAGTATCAGGACAGTTTCTTCTTTTTGTGCTGAAGATAAGATAGTACAACTCTataaaaagaaatcagaagGCCCTCTGAGAGCTGGTATAAGACAGGGATTTATTACTGGATCAGGTATTGGAATATCCATGTTCTTGCTATTTTCAGTGTACGCAACCTGCTTTTATGCTGGAGCTCGATTTCTTGAAGCTGGAAAAATCAAGGTTCCTGAAATATTTCAG GTTTTCTTTGGTCTCACTATGACTGCTGTTGGGATTTCTCAATCAGGTGCCCTTGCACCGGACACTGGTAAAGCCAAAAGTGCTGCAGCTTCTATATTCGCCTTGCTAGACCAGAAGTCATTAATAGAATCGAGAGATGACAATGGAATAACAGTTGAAAATATGAAGGGTGATATTGAGTTTCAGCATGTCAATTTTGTCTATCCTACAAGACCTGATTTTTTTGTCTTCAGAGACTTCTGCTTGATCATTCCCTGTGGCCAG ACTGTCGCTCTGGTCGGAGAAAGTGGGAGTGGAAAATCAACAGTGATCTCCTTATCACAAAGATTTTATGACCCTGACTCTGGTAACATTACAATAGATGGCATCAATATTCAAGACTTCAAGTTGAAATGGTTAAGGCAGCAGATGGGGCTAGTGAGCCAGGAACCTGTCTTGTTCAACGACTCGATTAAATTCAACATTGCCTATGGAATGGAAGGAAATGCTACTGATGCAGAAATTTTAGCTGCAGCAAAGCTGGCAAATGCTCACAACTTTATCAGTGCCTTGCAACAG GGGTATGACACAAGAGTAGGCGAGAGGGGAATTCAGTTGTCAGGTGGACAGAAACAACGCGTGGCGATTGCTAGAGCAATCCTGAAAAATCCGAAAATATTACTACTAGACGAGGCAACAAGTGCACTGGATTCAGAGTCCGAAAAAGTGGTCCAGGAGGCCCTGGACAAAATCATGGCTGAGAGAAGAACCACCACAGTTGTGGTGGCTCATAGACTATCCACAGTGAAAAATGCAGATTTAATAGTTGTGGTAAAAAATGGACTAGTTGAGGAGAAAGGAAAACATGAAGAACTGATGAATGTCAAGGATGGCATTTATTCTTTTCTTGTAAGTTGCAGCTCTGCATGTTAG
- the LOC108201561 gene encoding late embryogenesis abundant protein D-29-like, whose product MGLDKSVGFMVIMVLVAFFVSSCSGATAGEIWGYHKNNAKEKYADAKEAAKEAAESWTGWVTDNVSQKLALFTRYQSTGSAKSTKDTITDSASEAGQYGYDKAGEIKDSVAEKASQGTDKASDMVDEAKKIAGEKADEVGRSTGNAKEKASETAEQGKQKVAEKGNEAYDMTQKAKDKAYEASEIVKNKATGKGNEAYDITQKGKDLASDSAEYAKKMAGEKGDVAYEMVGRAKEVAYDTAGAAKKAVEKGNEAYNVTGRAKDVSSSTAESAKKMATGKGKEADNMTGRAKEVASDAAEGAKQIAAEKGKEANEKIEAVKQKATEKGNEAYEMAGRAKEKAYDLADAANQKTVDKGDESYDMTLKSKDKVWECVCTERANDKVTDTMNEAYQKAGEMAGQTKEAADKNLDWAKEKAKDGYEAAKGKAGETIDSAKETISSNMEAANKKSQKK is encoded by the exons ATGGGTTTGGATAAATCTGTTGGGTTTATGGTGATTATGGTGTTGGTGGCATTTTTTGTTAGCTCATGCAGTGGCGCCACCGCGGGAGAAATATGGGGATATCACAAGAACAATGCCAAGGAGAAGTATGCTGATGCAAAGGAGGCTGCAAAGGAGGCTGCAGAGTCATGGACTGGATGGGTCACGGACAATGTCTCTCAGAAATTGGCCCTTTTCACCAGATATCAATCCACTGGTTCCGCGAAAAGTACCAAAGATACCATCACTGATTCTGCTTCTG AAGCAGGACAATACGGGTATGATAAAGCCGGGGAGATAAAGGATTCAGTTGCAGAGAAGGCCTCACAAGGGACGGATAAGGCATCAGACATGGTGGATGAGGCTAAGAAAATAGCGGGAGAGAAAGCTGATGAAGTTGGCCGTTCCACCGGAAATGCCAAGGAGAAGGCATCTGAGACAGCTGAACAGGGAAAACAGAAGGTAGCAGAGAAAGGAAATGAGGCTTATGACATGACACAGAAGGCAAAAGACAAGGCCTATGAGGCTAGTGAGATTGTGAAAAATAAGGCGACGGGGAAAGGAAATGAGGCCTATGACATAACACAGAAGGGGAAAGACTTGGCATCTGATAGTGCAGAGTATGCAAAGAAGATGGCAGGAGAAAAGGGAGATGTGGCTTATGAGATGGTAGGACGAGCAAAAGAGGTGGCTTATGACACTGCAGGGGCTGCAAAAAAAGCAGTTGAGAAAGGAAATGAGGCCTATAATGTGACAGGGCGAGCAAAAGACGTGTCCTCCAGTACAGCCGAGAGTGCAAAAAAGATGGCAACAGGGAAAGGGAAGGAGGCCGATAACATGACTGGACGAGCAAAAGAGGTGGCCTCTGATGCAGCTGAGGGTGCAAAACAGATTGCAGCTGAGAAAGGAAAGGAGGCCAATGAGAAAATTGAGGCTGTGAAACAGAAGGCAACAGAGAAAGGAAATGAGGCATATGAAATGGCAGGGAGAGCGAAAGAGAAGGCCTACGACTTGGCGGATGCTGCAAACCAAAAAACAGTAGACAAAGGAGATGAGTCCTATGACATGACACTGAAGTCGAAAGACAAGGTGTGGGAGTGCGTGTGTACAGAACGTGCAAATGACAAGGTGACAGACACGATGAACGAGGCCTATCAAAAGGCTGGTGAGATGGCAGGACAAACAAAGGAGGCAGCAGATAAGAACTTAGACTGGGCTAAAGAAAAGGCTAAGGATGGGTATGAAGCTGCAAAGGGAAAAGCTGGGGAAACTATAGATTCAGCTAAAGAGACCATCTCATCAAATATGGAAGCTGCTAACAAGAAGTCCCAGAAAAAGTGA
- the LOC108201562 gene encoding pectinesterase-like, with amino-acid sequence MGGKLILFAVAGVAVVGAVIGLISTDVMHKKTSGEGKDPLATTSKPVASVCSSTDYKESCVNSMSGLANNQSATPKEFIQAAIEYAQKEVKAALDKSGTISKAVNQPKEKMAVDDCQDLLQFAVDELEASMSSVGDSDLHSMTDREAELRNWLSAVISYQQSCIDGCSEHDDLNATMSNGLLNATQLTSNALAIVSTMSDIFKKFKIPVNITANHRRLLDVAYDDKHGYPRWLSSVDRKLLASNNAGVTPNAVVAQDGSGQYKTIGAALAAYPKGNKGRYTIYVKAGVYDEYITVTKDQVNVFMYGDGPRKTMVTGSKSNAKGITTMQSASFAAVGAGFVAKGMGFQNTAGPEGHQAVALRVQSDMSAFYNCRIDGYQDSLYTQTHRQFYRNCVISGTVDFIFGDGAVIIQNSLIIVRMPGPGQKNTVTAQGRSDKREPTGIVIQNCRIVPEQKLFPQRFQVQTFLGRPWKEYSMTVIMESQLADFVQPAGWMPWQGTFALDTLFYREYANHGPGANTAQRVRWGGYKVITNRNEALPYTAGPFIQGDQWLKGTGAPFILGLKS; translated from the exons ATGGGAGGAAAGTTAATACTCTTTGCAGTTGCAGGTGTTGCAGTTGTAGGTGCAGTTATAGGCCTTATCAGCACTGATGTTATGCACAAGAAAACATCCGGTGAAGGAAAAGATCCTCTGGCCACGACTTCAAAGCCGGTGGCCTCGgtttgctcttcaactgattacAAGGAGTCTTGTGTTAATAGCATGAGCGGTTTGGCTAATAATCAATCTGCAACTCCGAAAGAATTCATTCAAGCTGCTATAGAATACGCACAAAAGGAAGTAAAAGCAGCATTAGACAAATCAGGAACAATTTCAAAAGCTGTTAATCAACCAAAAGAAAAAATGGCTGTTGATGATTGCCAAGACTTGTTACAATTTGCTGTTGATGAGCTGGAAGCCTCAATGTCATCTGTTGGAGATAGCGATTTGCATAGCATGACAGACAGAGAGGCCGAGTTGAGGAACTGGTTGAGTGCAGTTATTTCGTATCAGCAAAGTTGTATTGATGGATGTTCTGAACATGATGACTTAAATGCCACAATGTCAAATGGACTATTGAATGCAACACAGCTGACAAGCAATGCATTAGCTATTGTTTCCACAATGTCCGATATATTTAAGAAGTTCAAAATTCCTGTAAACATAACTGCCAATCACAGACGCCTTCTTGATGTAGCTTACGATGATAAGCATGGTTACCCCAGGTGGCTTTCGTCTGTAGATAGGAAGTTGCTAGCCAGCAATAATGCTGGGGTGACACCGAATGCTGTTGTTGCACAAGATGGAAGTGGACAATACAAAACCATTGGTGCTGCTCTTGCTGCATATCCAAAGGGTAACAAAGGAAGATATACCATATATGTAAAAGCAGGGGTTTATGATGAGTACATAACTGTTACCAAGGATCAAGTAAATGTCTTTATGTATGGAGATGGACCACGCAAGACAATGGTCACCGGTAGTAAATCCAATGCCAAAGGAATTACAACAATGCAGAGTGCATCCTTTG CTGCTGTTGGTGCCGGGTTCGTGGCCAAAGGAATGGGATTCCAGAACACAGCAGGTCCTGAAGGACACCAGGCAGTGGCTCTAAGAGTCCAATCAGACATGTCTGCATTTTATAACTGCAGAATTGATGGATATCAAGACAGCTTATATACACAAACCCATAGGCAATTCTATCGCAACTGTGTCATCTCAGGCAcggttgattttatatttggtgATGGAGCAGTCATCATTCAGAACAGTTTGATCATTGTGAGAATGCCAGGTCCAGGTCAGAAAAATACAGTAACTGCACAGGGGAGATCAGACAAACGCGAACCTACTGGTATAGTCATCCAAAATTGCCGCATTGTCCCTGAGCAAAAACTCTTCCCACAAAGATTCCAAGTCCAAACTTTCCTGGGAAGGCCTTGGAAAGAATACTCCATGACAGTGATTATGGAATCACAACTGGCTGACTTCGTCCAGCCAGCCGGATGGATGCCATGGCAAGGAACCTTTGCACTTGATACACTGTTTTACAGAGAGTATGCAAATCATGGGCCAGGAGCAAATACTGCTCAGAGGGTCAGATGGGGAGGCTATAAAGTTATTACCAACAGGAATGAGGCTTTACCTTATACTGCTGGACCATTTATACAAGGAGACCAGTGGCTTAAAGGAACTGGAGCACCATTCATCCTCGGCTTGAAAAGCTGA